The following are encoded together in the Natronolimnobius sp. AArcel1 genome:
- a CDS encoding GNAT family N-acetyltransferase — protein sequence MDIERLTLEEWGDALPRSGIEVFHDPDALAVLDAHTDAEMRLYGASKGQQVVGLLPVFVDQKSVGRTVFSPPLSLGVPRLGPVINPNSPKQRKWERINSELADAVMADLETDKRSTLFRMTCPVGYEDPRPYSWNDASMEPKFTYVVDLEDAQDIEDAMSGFSKSLRNEMRRVDEVDLTIETEGIDSALRIYDDVVAQYEEYDDTAPMSRQFVRDLLSSLDDDRWRVYVARTPDGEYKSGILSLFSNDLAYYWQGGVVASYGNVSVNNLIHRTILEDIVTDPALESVSGYDLVGANTERLCEYKGKFNGELRPYYVVESSGLEMTLAKSAYQRVSGTFK from the coding sequence ATGGATATCGAACGACTGACGCTCGAGGAGTGGGGCGATGCGCTGCCACGATCCGGTATCGAGGTGTTTCACGACCCGGACGCACTCGCTGTGCTCGATGCACACACTGACGCGGAGATGCGACTCTACGGCGCGTCCAAAGGCCAGCAGGTCGTCGGCCTGCTACCCGTATTCGTCGACCAGAAATCGGTCGGCCGCACAGTGTTTTCGCCACCGCTCTCCCTTGGCGTGCCACGACTCGGCCCGGTTATCAACCCCAACAGCCCGAAACAGCGCAAGTGGGAGCGCATCAACAGCGAACTCGCCGACGCGGTGATGGCCGACCTCGAGACCGACAAGCGCTCGACGCTGTTCCGGATGACCTGCCCCGTCGGCTACGAGGACCCGCGACCGTACAGCTGGAACGACGCCTCGATGGAGCCGAAGTTCACCTACGTCGTCGACCTCGAGGACGCCCAGGATATCGAGGATGCGATGAGTGGGTTCAGCAAGAGCCTGCGAAACGAGATGCGCCGCGTTGACGAGGTCGATCTGACAATCGAAACCGAAGGCATCGACAGCGCCCTGCGGATCTACGACGATGTCGTCGCCCAGTACGAAGAGTACGACGACACCGCGCCAATGTCTCGCCAGTTCGTTCGCGACCTGCTCTCGAGTCTGGACGACGACCGCTGGCGTGTCTACGTCGCCCGCACACCCGACGGCGAGTACAAAAGCGGCATCCTCTCGCTGTTCTCGAACGATCTGGCATACTACTGGCAGGGCGGCGTCGTCGCCTCCTACGGGAACGTCAGCGTCAACAACCTCATTCACCGCACGATCTTAGAGGATATCGTCACCGATCCCGCCCTCGAGTCCGTCTCCGGCTACGACCTCGTCGGGGCCAACACCGAACGCCTCTGTGAGTACAAAGGCAAGTTCAACGGCGAGTTGCGCCCCTACTACGTCGTCGAATCGTCCGGCCTCGAGATGACG